One genomic window of Bacillus mycoides includes the following:
- a CDS encoding ABC-2 transporter permease → MIRQLVLKDMMLQRKLGFAYLICLFFLAIVDFSSDSFLTTFSMFIPVLGMMLSMSYENKNKSEMLVNSLPFQRKEIVIAKYIFVSILFVLGGIFSLVVGLIQLQNEHITGFMLWGAILGGITGGFVYSIIVLPIEFSVGYSSAKQIAPFAGLALGYLSGVIVSNVWLDVENVWSTSLVVNVCFIAGLLLLYIMSMLFSINLYSERDL, encoded by the coding sequence ATGATCAGGCAACTAGTCTTAAAAGATATGATGTTGCAAAGAAAGTTAGGGTTTGCTTATCTTATATGTTTGTTTTTCCTTGCTATTGTTGATTTTAGTAGTGATAGTTTTCTGACGACATTTAGCATGTTTATACCTGTTCTTGGAATGATGCTGTCAATGAGTTATGAGAATAAAAATAAAAGTGAAATGCTAGTAAATAGTCTTCCATTTCAACGAAAAGAAATTGTCATAGCAAAATACATATTTGTAAGCATTTTATTTGTTTTAGGTGGGATTTTCTCACTTGTGGTTGGTTTAATTCAGTTACAAAATGAACATATAACTGGATTTATGCTGTGGGGAGCGATTCTTGGTGGAATAACAGGTGGTTTTGTTTATAGCATAATTGTACTTCCAATTGAATTTTCAGTAGGGTATAGCAGTGCAAAACAAATTGCTCCGTTTGCCGGACTTGCATTGGGGTATTTAAGTGGAGTGATTGTAAGTAACGTGTGGTTAGATGTAGAGAATGTTTGGAGCACGAGTCTAGTCGTAAATGTTTGTTTTATAGCTGGGCTGCTTCTTTTATATATCATGTCTATGTTATTCTCAATTAATTTGTATAGTGAGCGTGATTTGTAA
- a CDS encoding ABC-2 transporter permease: MLKQLILKDFIIQWKFLIWYILYPVFFYMALTDTENLFIIMSVIITIGATVKTFEADSKNESEVIVNSLPILRKQIVYAKYIVAIIILFISVTVGCFTMGMKNGVNLFEFIETTMVASISFILVYLSFVLPISFWLAYKKTIFITLFILIAPIAICSMFFQINLEQIQLYNSVLFVSSICMFIVSIFVSVKLYEKREF; this comes from the coding sequence GTGTTGAAACAACTAATTTTAAAAGATTTCATCATTCAATGGAAATTTTTAATTTGGTACATATTGTATCCTGTTTTCTTTTATATGGCTTTAACAGATACGGAAAATCTGTTCATAATTATGTCAGTAATTATTACAATTGGGGCAACAGTAAAAACATTTGAAGCAGATAGTAAAAATGAGAGTGAAGTTATAGTAAATAGTTTACCAATATTGAGAAAACAAATTGTGTATGCGAAATATATAGTAGCAATTATTATTCTTTTTATAAGCGTAACGGTCGGTTGTTTCACGATGGGAATGAAGAATGGGGTTAACCTATTTGAATTTATTGAAACGACAATGGTTGCTAGTATTAGCTTTATTTTAGTGTATTTAAGCTTTGTTTTACCAATATCGTTTTGGTTAGCGTATAAAAAAACTATTTTTATTACGCTTTTCATACTAATAGCACCGATAGCAATTTGTTCTATGTTCTTTCAAATCAACCTAGAACAAATTCAACTATATAACAGCGTGTTATTCGTTAGTTCAATATGCATGTTCATAGTATCTATCTTCGTTTCAGTGAAATTGTATGAGAAGAGAGAATTTTAA